A single window of Debaryomyces hansenii CBS767 chromosome F complete sequence DNA harbors:
- a CDS encoding DEHA2F08404p (weakly similar to uniprot|P38304 Saccharomyces cerevisiae YBR193C MED8 Member of RNA Polymerase II transcriptional regulation mediator): MNSIHSANSNTVSTSEINTSQIPTDSLESIRNRLNQVHLSLRKLSDQINHHNRHPNKVKLPNYAQFQNQFQVLLTQLHTITSDLENNDELLKNTNVYPLPSFPTTQQEGLITTLLRKKPLPEVDEWIESAIDKRKNEYVNVQKDDEFAQWCLTKIEELREDFQFYGFNSVEELKYLDSEDEKKETEENKKIENQKYEEELKITAGGKSGLHPNRVLKFMCQGVLT, translated from the coding sequence atgaattcaatacaTTCTGCCAATAGTAACACAGTACTGACGTCTGAGATAAATACATCGCAAATACCAACTGATTCTTTGGAATCCATACGGAATCGCCTAAATCAAGTACATTTATCACTCCGTAAACTATCGGACCAAATCAATCATCATAATCGTCATCCCAATAAGGTAAAACTTCCAAATTATGCCCAGTTCCAGAATCAATTCCAAGTATTGTTAACCCAGTTGCATACTATAACATCagatttagaaaataatgatgaattgttgaaaaatacaaatgTATACCCACTACCATCGTTTCCAACTACACAGCAAGAAGGCTTAATAACGACACTATTGAGGAAAAAGCCTTTACCCGAAGTTGATGAATGGATAGAAAGTGCTATAgataaaagaaaaaatgaatATGTTAATGTACAGaaggatgatgaatttgCACAGTGGTGTTTAACGAAGATCGAAGAATTGAGAGAAGACTTTCAGTTTTATGGGTTCAACTCGgtagaagaattgaaatacttGGATTCTGAAGACGAAAAAAAAGAGactgaagaaaataagaagaTAGAGAACCAAAAATACGAAGAGGAGCTAAAGATAACCGCTGGAGGTAAGAGTGGTCTTCATCCAAATAGAGTTTTAAAGTTTATGTGTCAAGGTGTATtaacataa
- a CDS encoding DEHA2F08426p (similar to ca|CA2329|IPF4784 Candida albicans IPF4784 unknown Function), whose product MIRQNYSLANELKDKERKQQSKVQQRQKRQFKTEKLSAADPIRIFRQIERLESNNDKTERDLSYLKNLKNDWEFIKKNGLHKAKVESFLIQKEQEEKAKVKANSKLWGSKSIYFNPELNPLGKVPGENLSEKPIFQLPNHTKPLKSHVYTNYAKDPLIDTLELVLPEGEPPKFYKMVQNTQRDNTTSNVPSSNTTNAPSAGEVISSSEKGINMLVPSALLKKPNKKESDHNSREDEYDNENDFAPEEEEYLIAIGKLPSKRSRIS is encoded by the coding sequence ATGATAAGACAAAACTATAGTTTAGCTAATGAACTAAAGGACAAGGAGAGGAAGCAACAAAGTAAAGTTCAACAACGACAAAAACGTCAGTTTAAAACAGAGAAACTATCTGCGGCAGATCCAATACGAATATTCAGACAAATTGAAAGACTAGAGctgaataatgataagaCAGAAAGAGATTTACTGTATTTGAAAAACCTTAAAAATGATTGGGAATTtataaagaagaatggtTTACATAAAGCAAAGGTTGAGTCTTTTTTGATTCagaaagaacaagaagaaaaggcCAAAGTGAAAGCTAATAGTAAGCTATGGGGGCTGAAATCGATATACTTTAACCCCGAATTGAATCCACTTGGTAAAGTGCCGGGAGAAAACTTACTGGAAAAGCCTATATTTCAGTTACCAAACCATACAAAGCCTTTGAAATCGCATGTGTATACGAATTATGCGAAGGATCCGCTAATTGATACTTTAGAACTTGTTTTACCCGAAGGAGAGCCTCCAAAATTCTATAAAATGGTTCAAAATACTCAACGAGATAACACTACCAGTAATGTTCCATCTTCTAATACAACGAATGCTCCAAGTGCTGGTGAAGTTATACTGTCGTCTGAAAAAGGTATAAATATGCTCGTTCCATCTGCTCTTCTAAAGAAACCAAACAAGAAAGAGTCTGATCATAATAGTAGAGAAGATGAATACgacaatgaaaatgattttgcgccagaagaagaagaatatttgaTAGCGATAGGAAAACTTCCTTCGAAAAGAAGTAGAATCAGTTAA
- a CDS encoding DEHA2F08448p (similar to uniprot|P38127 Saccharomyces cerevisiae YBR192W RIM2 Protein of the mitochondrial carrier (MCF) family that is required for respiration) has protein sequence MGSSRNEKLHNLEEDAKSSFPYLASDEKSSTIRNPEKLEYTKGTIEPKSQTKPWVHFVAGGIGGMVGAVATCPLDVVKTRLQSDVYHSTYNKTPKSSNPVIKAAQHFKETGTVIRGLYANEGTRALFKGLGPNLVGVIPARSINFFTYGATKDFISSNFNNGQEETWIHLVSGINAGFVTSTATNPIWLIKTRLQLDKTKGKHYKNSWDCFKNVIKHEGVKGLYKGLSASYLGGVESTLQWVLYEEMKSIINKRSIEAHGLRAENKTTKDYILEWSARSGAAGAAKFIASLITYPHEVVRTRLRQAPLESTGKPKYTGLIQCFKLVIKEEGLASIYGGLTPHLLRTVPNSIIMFGTWEIVVRLLS, from the coding sequence ATGGGAAGTTCCAGAAATGAAAAGTTACATAATTTAGAGGAAGAtgcaaaatcatcatttcCATATCTTGCTTCCGATGAGAAGTCTTCTACTATAAGAAACCCCGAAAAACTCGAATATACTAAAGGCACAATAGAACCTAAATCACAGACTAAGCCATGGGTTCATTTTGTGGCGGGTGGAATAGGTGGTATGGTCGGAGCGGTAGCTACTTGTCCATTAGACGTTGTTAAAACAAGGTTACAATCTGACGTCTATCATTCCACATATAATAAAACTCCGAAATCTTCGAATCCAGTCATCAAAGCAGCACAACATTTCAAAGAAACTGGCACTGTTATTAGAGGTTTGTATGCCAATGAAGGTACTAGAGCATTATTCAAAGGGTTGGGACCAAATTTGGTTGGCGTAATTCCTGCGAGATCTATAAATTTCTTCACATACGGTGCCACCAAGGatttcatttcttctaaCTTCAACAACGGTCAAGAAGAGACTTGGATCCATTTGGTGTCTGGTATCAATGCAGGGTTTGTAACTTCTACCGCCACGAACCCCATTTGGTTAATTAAAACAAGATTGCAGTTAGACAAGACTAAAGGGAAGCACTATAAAAATTCATGGGATTGCTTCAAGAATGTGATAAAACATGAGGGTGTTAAAGGCCTTTATAAAGGTTTAAGTGCATCCTACTTAGGTGGTGTTGAATCTACATTACAATGGGTTCTCTATGAAGAGATGAAAtctattatcaataaacGTTCTATTGAGGCGCATGGATTAAGAGCTGAGAATAAAACTACAAAAGATTATATTTTAGAATGGTCTGCAAGATCAGGTGCAGCCGGTGCTGCAAAGTTTATTGCATCATTAATAACATATCCACATGAGGTTGTTAGAACTCGTTTGAGACAAGCTCCATTAGAATCTACTGGTAAACCGAAATATACTGGCCTAATACAATGTTTCAAGTTAGTTATTAAGGAAGAAGGTCTTGCAAGTATATATGGTGGTTTGACACCTCATTTATTGAGAACCGTTCCTAATTCTATAATTATGTTTGGTACTTGGGAAATTGTCGTGAGATTGTTATCCTAG
- a CDS encoding DEHA2F08470p (similar to uniprot|P32333 Saccharomyces cerevisiae YPL082C MOT1 Essential abundant protein involved in regulation of transcription removes Spt15p (TBP) from DNA via its C-terminal ATPase activity forms a complex with TBP that binds TATA DNA with high affinity but with altered specificity) — protein sequence MSRLDRLVVLLETGSTPFIRNTAADQLSDLAKGHPEETINLLGRVYPYLKSTKWETRVTAARAFGGIVNHSELWDPNCSDTIKKEHEFEEKEETIVKIEELDEASRIKLEQDEELKKIDDNLSNLVDFNSWNLHEILKSNVKLLACGTDEFEPSNGTGQHPDDNSTFIGKLKKQKSNITPVEETEVKPDPEVKTEHIEAVSVSCDNSDSNSPRPDSSRTASNARLKAMQKRRAKVNAKSGAIRVKPVDISQSSISRKLVENGEGTDEIMEDSAQYDITSQQGGEKLVFETKAPELSPLLSQHAKVAGLVWQFQGVYELLVADLFDEKWEIRHGSALGLRELIRKHGKGAGRVMNKSKEDNDRNNSATLEDLAVRLCTLFALDRFGDYVSDTVVAPVRESSAQTLAALLIHLDDQVVLRTFDSLNKLVLQDHANDLGVPKCWEAKHGGMLGVRYFVSVRTDVLLSRPESLDTVVNMVLHGLQESDDDVQSVAALTLTPIASQFVKTKQELIHTLLSVIWDCLTNLRDDLSASIGSVMDLLAKLCTHKEVIAIMQKDAIESNSNSFEYLVPRLFPFFRHSITNVRKAVLRTILEFLSIGSDVTKKWINSKALRLIFQNLLVEQNKDVLELSVLVYNKLLKEIDQNNELESMETIFGCHFQPLLTLLMTPIGIARHNYHMNTNLIMRPSGHILGSLEDGSAVSTPIEDDTNLDPLEPNGVEKRGRKRKSPNETKVKSDFPFHEDLKVNIDAPIFKGDVMLVGFETFIRTRSEAATAYGNSLSYITNEETLQNIFQLLLHYLSSPHATPRLFSALVIQEFANSLKSRDMSPPETAIALFQESLMNVLSNPDNSTLPYYRELVPTLKSVRTSCLQMFDAFITSAKVSPTKIPQLPVVVQGENEAGPGAFGLEFAEKIVNETYQKLMKNLSPTYRMSANQTLEDSKHRITVAIQEANTARTHRTTGILSVYAAAVLALNGIPKKLNPIIRSLMDSVKQEESGILQQRSAIAVAHLIKELNIAGKKGAADKIVKNLCAFLCVDTSEVPEFYHNIKFKDYILSLRKEEAKTDPADIAAHERAIIEARIKRNGALMTLEALLSIYKSNLFEEVSKLKELMLEPLNLLKISSTNEVIEDVLKGQSIIDALGVLRALLPKLDSSLYPEIIERLPLLIPGLSSDFSVFRYSTAKCFATISSICPTKAFTFLVKSILPMLNNAGEVKERQGAIESIYHLSSTMGSDILPYIVFLIVPVLGRMSDTDQDVRILATTTFASIIKLVPLEAGIPDPADMPQELLEGRDRERDFIQQMMDPTKVKSFDLPVSIKATLRKYQQEGVNWLAFLNKYHLHGILCDDMGLGKTLQTICIVASDHYMRAERFKETQSAEFRRLPSIIICPPSLTGHWEQEYNQYAPFLKVIVYAGAPSIRSAIRSQIHDADIVVTSYDVCRNDVEFLANHDFNYCVLDEGHIIKNAASKLTRSVKRIRGEHRLILSGTPIQNNVLELWSLFDFLMPGFLGTEKVFHEKFAKPIATSRSSKTSSKEQEAGALALESLHKQVLPFMLRRLKEDVLSDLPPKIIQDYYCELSDLQKQLYKDFAKKQKSTVVDEVQSEGDEAKEGKTHVFQALQYMRKLCNHPALVLSPDHPKFAEVSTYLQSHKSDIRSIEHSPKLMSLKNLLLECGIGVNDNDYLSANYKQKQKQQQMITSEGVISEHRALIFCQLKDMLDIVENELLKKYLPSVTYTRLDGSTDPRDRQSIVRKFNEDPSIDVLLLTTKVGGLGLNLTGADTVIFVEHDWNPMNDLQAMDRAHRLGQKKVVNVYRLITKNTLEEKIMGLQKFKMNIASTIVNQQNSGLASMDTNQLLDLFDVDENAAKLVEIGENNTDKKEENVPDDVAGGLTGKAAGAVGELADLWDESQYEDEYNLDNFIKTLK from the coding sequence ATGTCTCGGTTAGATAGATTAGTGGTATTATTGGAGACGGGTTCTACTCCGTTTATTCGAAATACTGCAGCGGATCAGCTATCAGACTTAGCTAAAGGACATCCGGAAGAGACGATCAATTTGCTTGGAAGAGTGTACCCATACTTGAAATCGACCAAATGGGAGACAAGGGTTACAGCAGCAAGGGCTTTTGGGGGAATTGTTAATCATTCAGAGCTCTGGGATCCGAATTGCTCAGACACCATAAAAAAAGAGCatgaattcgaagaaaaggaagaaacAATTGTTAAAATCGAAGAATTAGATGAAGCCAGTCGCATAAAGTTGGAGCAGGacgaagaattgaaaaagattgatgataatttatcGAATTTGGTTGATTTCAACTCGTGGAACCTTcatgaaatattgaagagcAACGTCAAATTATTAGCATGTGGAACCGATGAATTCGAGCCTTCAAACGGAACAGGACAGCATCCTGATGATAACTCGACATTCATTGGTAAGttaaagaaacagaaaagTAATATAACACCTGTCGAGGAAACCGAGGTAAAACCTGATCCAGAAGTGAAGACTGAACATATCGAAGCTGTAAGTGTCTCGTGTGATAACTCGGACTCAAATTCACCACGCCCAGACTCGTCAAGAACTGCTTCTAACGCAAGATTGAAGGCCATGCAAAAGAGAAGAGCTAAAGTAAATGCAAAATCCGGTGCTATTAGGGTCAAACCCGTGGATATTTCACAAAGCTCTATCTCAAGAAAATTAGTGGAAAATGGTGAAGGTACTGATGAAATAATGGAAGATTCCGCTCAGTACGATATTACATCTCAACAGGGAGGTGAGAAATTAGTATTTGAAACCAAGGCTCCAGAATTATCTCCTTTGTTATCTCAGCATGCTAAGGTTGCCGGGTTGGTGTGGCAATTTCAAGGAGtttatgaattattggTAGCCGATTTATTCGATGAAAAGTGGGAAATAAGACATGGGTCTGCATTGGGTTTGCGTGAGTTAATTAGGAAACATGGGAAGGGTGCCGGAAGAGTAATGAATAAGTCAAAGGAAGATAATGACCGCAATAATTCTGCTACTTTGGAAGATTTAGCTGTAAGGTTATGTACATTGTTTGCCCTTGATAGATTTGGTGATTATGTTTCCGATACGGTTGTTGCACCTGTCAGAGAGTCGAGTGCACAAACTTTAGCAGCGTTATTGATCCATTTGGATGATCAAGTTGTTCTCAGAACTTTTGATAGCTTGAATAAATTGGTATTACAAGACCACGCTAATGATCTAGGGGTTCCTAAATGTTGGGAAGCAAAGCATGGAGGTATGTTAGGTGTAAGATATTTTGTTAGTGTAAGAACTGACGTTTTATTATCGAGACCAGAGTCCTTAGATACAGTTGTAAATATGGTATTGCATGGACTACAAGAAAGCGATGATGATGTTCAGTCGGTTGCTGCTTTGACATTAACTCCAATTGCATCACAATTTGTCAAAACCAAGCAAGAGTTGATTCATACTTTATTGAGTGTTATATGGGACTGTTTGACAAACTTACGAGATGATTTATCGGCCTCTATTGGATCTGTAATGGATTTATTGGCGAAACTATGTACCCACAAGGAAGTAATTGCAATTATGCAAAAGGATGCTATAGAGAGCAATTCAAACTCATTTGAGTATTTGGTTCCAAGATTGTTCCCTTTTTTTAGGCATTCTATTACGAACGTCAGAAAGGCAGTATTAAGAACAATCCTTGAATTTTTATCTATTGGCAGCGATGTCACTAAAAAATGGATTAATTCAAAAGCTTTAAGactaatatttcaaaaccTATTAGTTGAACAAAACAAGGATGTTCTAGAGCTTTCTGTATTAGTTTAcaacaaattattaaaggagattgatcaaaataatgaattggagTCCATGGAGACAATCTTCGGATGTCATTTTCAACCGCTACTTACGTTACTCATGACTCCAATTGGAATTGCAAGACACAACTATCATATGAATacaaatttgataatgagACCTTCAGGACACATTCTAGGATCGCTTGAAGATGGATCAGCGGTATCGACCCCGATTGAAGATGATACCAATCTTGATCCATTGGAACCGAATGGTGTTGAAAAACGTGGTAGAAAGAGAAAATCTCCTAATGAAACCAAAGTAAAATCTGATTTCCCATTTCACGAAGATTTGAAAGTGAACATAGATGCACCAATATTCAAAGGTGATGTTATGTTAGTTGGCTTTGAGACTTTCATAAGAACTAGAAGCGAGGCTGCAACTGCCTACGGTAATTCATTGTCTTATATTactaatgaagaaacattACAGAACATCTTCCAATTATTGTTACATTATTTAAGCTCACCCCATGCCACACCACGCTTATTTAGTGCTCTAGTCATACAAGAGTTtgcaaattctttgaagTCCAGGGACATGTCACCTCCAGAAACAGCTATAGCGTTATTCCAGGAATCATTAATGAATGTATTGTCTAATCCTGATAATTCTACATTACCATATTATCGTGAGTTGGTTCCTACGTTGAAGTCAGTGAGAACATCCTGCTTGCAAATGTTTGATGCCTTTATAACAAGTGCTAAAGTATCCCCAACAAAAATTCCACAATTACCTGTAGTAGTTCAGGGAGAGAATGAAGCTGGTCCAGGAGCATTTGGGCTTGAATTTGCTGAAAAGATTGTTAATGAAACTTACcagaaattaatgaagaatttatcaCCAACGTATAGAATGAGTGCCAATCAAACACTTGAAGATTCCAAGCATCGTATCACGGTGGCCATACAAGAGGCCAATACTGCACGCACTCACAGAACGACAGGAATATTATCTGTTTATGCTGCAGCTGTACTTGCATTGAATGGTATTCcaaagaagttgaatcCAATCATCAGATCGCTTATGGATAGTGTTAAACAAGAGGAGTCGGGTATTTTGCAACAGAGATCTGCTATTGCCGTAGCGCATTTaatcaaagaattaaatattgCAGGTAAAAAGGGAGCAGCGGATAAGATTGTAAAAAATTTATGTGCTTTCCTATGTGTGGATACTTCTGAAGTTCCTGAGTTTTatcataatattaaattcaaggattatattttatctttgagaaaagaagaagctaaaACTGATCCTGCTGATATTGCGGCGCATGAACGCGCTATAATTGAAGCTAGAATCAAGCGTAATGGTGCACTTATGACATTGGAGGCATTACTTAGTATCTATAAATCGAacttatttgaagaagtatCGAAgttaaaagaattaatgCTTGAGcctttgaatttattgaagatttcttCGACAAATGAAGTAATAGAAGACGTATTAAAAGGACAGAGCATTATCGATGCTTTAGGGGTATTGCGTGCGTTGCTTCCGAAATTGGATAGTTCATTATACCctgaaattattgagagGTTGCCGTTATTAATACCTGGCTTAAGCTCTGATTTTTCTGTTTTCCGTTATTCTACTGCAAAGTGTTTTGCGACTATATCTTCGATTTGTCCTACAAAAGCGTTTACATTTTTAGTCAAGTCAATCTTACCAATGTTGAATAATGCGGGGGAAGTTAAGGAAAGGCAAGGTGCAATTGAGAGTATTTATCATCTTTCCAGTACTATGGGGTCGGACATATTACCCTACATCGTCTTCTTAATCGTGCCAGTACTAGGAAGAATGAGTGATACTGATCAAGATGTTCGTATTTTAGCAACTACTACTTTCGCTTCCATAATTAAATTGGTTCCCTTAGAAGCTGGTATTCCTGATCCTGCTGATATGCctcaagaattattagaaggGAGGGATAGAGAAAGAGATTTCATTCAGCAAATGATGGACCCAACCAAGGTCAAATCTTTTGACTTGCCTGTAAGTATTAAAGCAACCTTGCGTAAATACCAACAGGAAGGTGTAAATTGGTTAGCATTTTTGAACAAATACCATTTACATGGTATTTTGTGTGATGATATGGGCCTTGGGAAAACTTTGCAGACTATTTGTATAGTTGCATCAGACCATTACATGAGAGCGGAAAGGTTTAAGGAGACGCAATCTGCTGAATTTAGACGTCTTCCTTCAATCATAATCTGTCCTCCTTCATTGACTGGGCATTGGGAACAAGAGTATAATCAGTATGCACCATTTTTAAAAGTAATAGTATATGCCGGGGCTCCTTCGATTAGATCAGCGATAAGGTCACAAATCCATGACGCAGATATTGTTGTTACATCCTATGATGTTTGTCGTAACGATGTTGAATTTTTAGCTAACCatgatttcaattattgTGTTTTAGATGAAGGGCACATCATCAAGAACGCTGCTTCCAAGTTAACTAGATCCGTTAAGAGAATAAGAGGTGAACATAGGTTAATATTATCAGGTACACCAATTCAAAACAATGTTCTAGAATTGTGGTCATTATTTGACTTTTTGATGCCCGGATTCTTAGGTACTGAAAAGGTCTTTCATGAAAAGTTTGCGAAACCAATTGCAACCAGTAGAAGCAGTAAAACATCATCcaaagaacaagaagcaGGTGCTTTGGCGTTGGAGTCGTTACACAAGCAGGTGTTACCCTTCATGTTACGTCGTCTTAAGGAAGATGTACTTTCTGATTTACCACCCAAGATCATTCAAGATTACTATTGTGAATTGAGTGATTTACAAAAGCAATTATATAAAGACTTTGCTAAAAAGCAAAAGTCTACAGTTGTGGATGAAGTTCAAAGTGAGGGTGACGAAGCAAAAGAAGGCAAAACTCATGTTTTCCAAGCTTTACAATATATGAGAAAATTGTGTAATCATCCTGCTTTAGTCCTTTCTCCAGATCACCCTAAATTTGCGGAAGTGAGCACCTACTTACAGTCCCATAAATCTGATATTAGAAGCATTGAACATTCACCAAAATTGATGTCCTTGAAAAATCTATTATTAGAATGTGGTATTGGTGTTAATGATAACGATTATTTGTCTGCAAATTATAAACAAAAGCAAAAGCAACAGCAAATGATTACATCCGAAGGTGTTATTTCAGAACATCGAGCATTAATTTTCTGCCAATTGAAGGACATGTTGGATATAGTTGAGAATGAACTTTTAAAGAAATACTTACCTTCAGTTACATACACAAGATTAGATGGTAGTACTGACCCGAGAGATAGACAATCAATCGTCCGTAAGTTCAACGAAGATCCATCTATTGATGTTCTACTTTTAACCACGAAAGTTGGTGGATTAGGACTCAATTTAACTGGTGCAGATACTGTCATTTTCGTTGAACATGATTGGAATCCAATGAATGATTTGCAAGCTATGGATAGAGCCCATAGATTAGGACAGAAGAAGGTTGTTAACGTTTATAGATTAATCACGAAAAATACgttagaagaaaagattatGGGTTTgcaaaaattcaaaatgaatattGCTTCTACAATCGttaatcaacaaaattcGGGCTTAGCATCGATGGATACTAATCAATTGTTAGATCTTTTTGATGTTGACGAAAATGCTGCAAAATTAGTCGAAATCGGTGAAAATAACACTGAtaaaaaggaagaaaatgTTCCTGATGATGTCGCTGGTGGTCTTACTGGTAAAGCGGCAGGAGCTGTCGGAGAATTGGCTGACTTATGGGACGAATCTCaatatgaagatgaatacAATCTTGACAACTTTATTAAAACTCTTAAATAA
- a CDS encoding DEHA2F08492p (highly similar to CA2332|IPF4792 Candida albicans IPF4792 unknown Function), producing MAKKGVENTKKVAGNAKKAENANKKKQAQEAVLEEQEAGEWEQGSKKANKKKEDEKFKKDEAARKKNEREALLKAEEASLPAKPLSAKQRGAAKVASRRTGKIDDFLSDNKDTPELSASGIDDALSALALTGRDGGVQTKDIDKHPERRVKAAYAAYEEKRLPEMRKEEPGLRLQQMKNLIFKEFQKSPENPMNQDTNIKYNATRDEVDQLKTNVKSKRQEKFA from the coding sequence ATGGCTAAGAAGGGAGTCGAAAACACCAAGAAGGTTGCAGGAAATGCTAAAAAGGCCGAAAATGCCAACAAAAAGAAGCAAGCTCAAGAAGCTGTAttagaagaacaagaagccGGTGAATGGGAACAAGGTTCCAAAAAGgcaaataagaagaaggaagacGAAAAGTTCAAGAAGGATGAAGCTGCTCGTAAGAAGAATGAAAGAGAGGCCTTATTAAAGGCAGAGGAAGCATCATTACCTGCTAAACCACTTTCTGCCAAACAAAGAGGTGCAGCCAAGGTTGCCTCAAGAAGAACAGGTAAGATCGACGATTTCTTGAGCGATAACAAGGATACTCCAGAATTGAGTGCCAGTGGTATTGATGATGCCTTATCAGCATTGGCTTTGACAGGCAGGGACGGAGGTGTTCAAACTAAGGACATCGATAAGCACCCAGAAAGAAGAGTCAAGGCTGCCTACGCCGCCTACGAAGAAAAGAGACTTCCGGAAATGAGAAAGGAAGAGCCAGGTTTAAGGTTGCAACAAATGAAGAACTTGATCTTCAAGGAATTCCAAAAGTCTCCAGAAAACCCTATGAACCAAGACACCAACATCAAATACAACGCCACAAGAGACGAAGTCGATCAATTGAAGACCAACGTCAAGAGCAAGAGACAAGAGAAGTTTGCCTAG
- a CDS encoding DEHA2F08514p (highly similar to uniprot|Q12122 Saccharomyces cerevisiae YDL131W LYS21 Homocitrate synthase isozyme catalyzes the condensation of acetyl-CoA and alpha-ketoglutarate to form homocitrate which is the first step in the lysine biosynthesis pathway) has product MSIQSNPYGPNPSDFLSNVNKFEVIESTLREGEQFANAFFSTEKKIEIAKALDDFGVDYIELTSPVASEQSRSDCEAICKLGLKAKILTHIRCHMDDARVAVETGVDGVDVVIGTSQFLRQYSHGKDMNYIAQSAIEVIEFVKSKGIEIRFSSEDSFRSDIVDLLNIYRTVDKIGVNRVGIADTVGCANPRQVYELVKTLKSVVSCDIECHFHNDTGCAIANAYTALEAGAKLIDVSVLGIGERNGITPLGALMARMITADRDYVLSKYKLHKLRDLENLVADAVQVNVPFNNPITGFCAFTHKAGIHAKAILANPSTYEILNPSDFGLTRYIHFANRLTGWNAIKSRVDQLNLHLTDDQCKEVTTKIKIMGDVRQLNIDDVDSIIKDFHADLSTPLLKPQAEGDKDVTEEPVSKKQKSG; this is encoded by the coding sequence atgtcCATTCAATCGAATCCATATGGTCCAAATCCATCCGACTTCTTATCGAATGTTAACAAATTCGAAGTTATCGAATCTACTTTAAGAGAAGGTGAACAATTCGCCAACGCTTTCTTCAGTACCGAGAAGAAAATCGAAATTGCTAAAGCATTAGATGACTTCGGTGTTGACTATATTGAATTGACTTCCCCAGTTGCTTCTGAACAAAGTAGAAGTGATTGTGAAGCCATTTGTAAATTAGGTTTAAAAGCCAAGATTTTGACCCATATTAGATGTCATATGGACGATGCTAGAGTTGCCGTTGAAACTGGTGTTGACGGTGTTGATGTTGTTATTGGTACTTCCCAATTCTTAAGACAATACTCACATGGTAAAGACATGAACTACATTGCTCAATCTGCTATTGAAGTGATTGAGTTCGTCAAATCTAAaggtattgaaattagatTTTCATCCGAAGATTCCTTCAGATCTGATATCGTTGATTTGTTGAACATCTATAGAACTGTTGATAAAATCGGTGTTAATAGAGTCGGTATTGCTGATACTGTTGGTTGTGCCAACCCAAGACAAGTTTACGAATTAGTTAAGACCTTGAAATCCGTTGTTTCATGTGATATTGAATGTCATTTCCACAACGATACTGGTTGTGCTATTGCTAACGCTTACACCGCTTTAGAAGCTGGTGCTAAGTTGATTGATGTTTCTGTCTTAGGTATTGGTGAAAGAAATGGTATTACTCCATTAGGTGCTTTAATGGCAAGAATGATCACTGCCGACAGAGACTACGTTTTATCCAAGTATAAGTTACACAAATTAAGAGACTTAGAGAATTTGGTTGCTGATGCCGTTCAAGTCAACGTTCCTTTCAACAACCCAATCACTGGTTTCTGTGCCTTCACTCACAAGGCCGGTATCCATGCTAAGGCCATTTTAGCCAACCCATCTACatatgaaattttaaaCCCTTCAGATTTCGGTTTGACTAGATATATTCATTTCGCTAACAGATTAACTGGTTGGAATGCAATCAAATCAAGAGTCGATCAATTGAACTTGCACTTAACTGACGACCAATGTAAAGAAGTCACTACTAAGATTAAGATAATGGGTGATGTTAGacaattaaatattgatgacGTTGATTCTATCATCAAAGATTTCCATGCTGATTTGTCTACTCCGTTATTAAAGCCACAAGCTGAAGGTGACAAAGACGTTACCGAGGAACCAGTTTCTAAGAAGCAAAAGTCAGGTTAA